The Pseudorhodobacter turbinis genome contains a region encoding:
- a CDS encoding Lrp/AsnC family transcriptional regulator produces MDEMDRRILKVLARDGRISNAQLAQEVGLSPSPCWQRFRRLEQKGVISGYHAIFDQEKLGASEIVLIEIVLDRHDDETLEIFGQKMQQMPEVLEVHLTTGEYDYLIKVAVQGTRGYEEFLRKKLYKVPGIRHSRSSFVLRSLKNIQAYLP; encoded by the coding sequence ATGGACGAGATGGACCGCAGGATTCTCAAGGTGTTGGCGCGAGACGGGAGGATTTCAAATGCGCAGCTTGCACAAGAGGTAGGTTTGTCACCAAGCCCGTGCTGGCAACGGTTCCGTCGATTGGAACAAAAAGGGGTTATCTCCGGCTACCATGCAATTTTCGATCAAGAAAAATTGGGTGCCTCAGAGATCGTTCTGATCGAAATTGTCCTGGATCGGCATGATGACGAGACATTGGAGATCTTCGGGCAAAAGATGCAACAAATGCCCGAAGTCCTTGAGGTTCACTTGACCACAGGGGAATACGACTACCTGATTAAAGTGGCGGTGCAAGGCACCCGTGGCTACGAAGAGTTCTTGAGAAAGAAGTTGTACAAGGTGCCTGGTATCCGACATTCGCGATCCAGCTTCGTGTTGCGCAGTTTGAAAAATATTCAGGCATACTTGCCGTAA
- a CDS encoding NAD(P)/FAD-dependent oxidoreductase, with protein MEPLYLPRMIPWGIRLLRALMPQCRVAVTQGLRYLNERALLAYTPLLEAAECASFFQARGSIFVYSDERTFAAAIRETGFLRSSGVQVEVLTAEQVKSLEPAVDGQISGGLFFSGNGHCVDPFALGCRFAQAIESRGGEIIAAKADKLTRSDHGWTVSTGAGAFDAANVVVAAGYQSDRLLRPLGYTMPLQSERGYHLMLPQSGVSLSRPVAVAEHGLIATPMNKGLRLAGTSEFASEKTPLNEKRADLLFEHAKQVFSDLNRSGASRWLGNRPMLPDSLPAIGRARRHPGLLYNFGHHHLGLTHAAVSASVLSDVLFGRADSFVDTKFNLSRFGKFVGMKS; from the coding sequence GTGGAGCCATTGTATTTACCCCGCATGATCCCTTGGGGGATTCGCCTGCTTCGGGCCTTGATGCCTCAATGCCGCGTGGCCGTTACTCAGGGTTTGCGCTACCTCAATGAGCGTGCATTGCTGGCCTACACACCGCTTTTGGAGGCTGCCGAATGCGCCTCCTTTTTCCAGGCCCGGGGTAGTATTTTTGTCTACTCAGACGAACGGACGTTCGCAGCTGCCATTCGCGAAACCGGGTTTCTGCGATCCTCTGGTGTTCAAGTCGAAGTGTTGACAGCAGAGCAGGTTAAATCTCTGGAACCTGCCGTTGACGGGCAGATTAGCGGGGGTCTGTTTTTTAGCGGGAATGGTCACTGCGTCGATCCATTTGCGCTAGGGTGCCGGTTCGCACAGGCAATTGAGAGCCGTGGCGGAGAAATAATCGCAGCAAAGGCCGATAAGCTGACACGCAGCGATCATGGCTGGACCGTTTCTACGGGTGCGGGCGCGTTCGATGCCGCCAATGTTGTTGTTGCAGCGGGCTATCAGTCCGACCGGTTGCTGCGGCCCCTTGGGTATACAATGCCTCTCCAATCGGAGCGCGGGTATCACCTCATGTTGCCGCAATCAGGCGTATCGCTTTCAAGGCCAGTCGCGGTCGCCGAGCATGGTCTTATCGCGACGCCCATGAACAAGGGCTTGCGTCTGGCGGGTACGTCCGAATTTGCTTCGGAAAAGACACCACTAAACGAAAAGCGCGCCGACCTTTTGTTTGAACATGCGAAACAGGTCTTCTCTGATCTCAACCGTTCCGGAGCCAGCCGCTGGTTGGGAAACCGGCCGATGCTGCCAGACTCGTTACCTGCAATCGGGCGGGCACGACGGCATCCGGGCCTCCTATATAACTTCGGCCATCATCATCTGGGCCTGACTCATGCCGCGGTGTCCGCATCTGTCCTGTCTGACGTGCTATTTGGCAGAGCTGACAGCTTTGTTGATACCAAATTCAACCTTTCCAGATTTGGAAAGTTCGTTGGCATGAAAAGCTAA
- a CDS encoding TniB family NTP-binding protein encodes MEFTTSTAAQIQKLREIHIPSERDRELKKHLYRLFEVDSSGEMTSVPCRYTAGQETRGVILIEKPGGGKTTAVRTMLQEAPFLAHNPDTGAPRYLEIQVPSPATLKSVGLAILAALGVDTVTQNAKLWFIWKTVSQRLSVAGIRVLWLDEAQDLIMARSASDTETSLRMIKSLMQGEHAVIPILSGTERLAEVAALDPQVSRRFTKIVPSNLQHGVDEFGLISLVEYYCEEVSIKARVNADVMARLITASRHRFGRGIDTIINAIECALWEDDKILTIDHFAEAWAMQEGCDPSANVFLSDHWLSIPLEAGAEEYDEARTKRQKKKLEKV; translated from the coding sequence ATGGAGTTTACAACCTCAACCGCTGCGCAAATCCAGAAACTGCGCGAAATCCATATTCCATCCGAACGCGATCGCGAGCTAAAGAAACATCTCTATCGTTTGTTCGAAGTCGATAGCTCGGGGGAAATGACCTCAGTACCTTGCCGCTACACCGCGGGGCAGGAAACTCGAGGCGTAATCCTCATTGAAAAGCCAGGTGGCGGCAAAACAACCGCGGTGCGCACCATGCTTCAGGAAGCACCGTTTTTGGCACATAATCCTGATACGGGTGCGCCGCGGTACCTTGAAATTCAGGTGCCGAGCCCCGCAACATTGAAAAGCGTTGGCTTGGCGATCCTCGCCGCTTTGGGCGTGGACACTGTAACGCAAAACGCGAAATTATGGTTCATCTGGAAGACGGTTAGTCAGCGCCTGAGTGTTGCCGGGATTCGTGTCCTTTGGTTAGATGAAGCACAGGATCTCATCATGGCGCGTTCTGCCAGTGATACTGAAACCTCTTTGCGGATGATCAAATCCCTGATGCAGGGCGAACATGCGGTCATTCCCATTTTGAGTGGGACAGAACGCTTGGCAGAGGTAGCCGCATTAGATCCCCAGGTTTCGCGACGATTTACAAAGATAGTGCCTTCTAACCTTCAGCATGGCGTTGACGAATTTGGTTTGATCTCTCTGGTTGAGTACTATTGCGAAGAGGTCTCAATCAAGGCTCGCGTCAATGCCGATGTTATGGCGCGCTTGATTACCGCAAGCCGTCACCGCTTCGGGCGTGGTATAGATACGATCATCAATGCCATCGAATGTGCGCTGTGGGAGGACGATAAGATCCTCACTATTGATCATTTTGCCGAAGCCTGGGCTATGCAGGAAGGTTGCGATCCGAGTGCCAATGTCTTTCTTAGCGATCACTGGCTTTCCATCCCGCTCGAAGCGGGAGCGGAGGAATACGACGAGGCGCGTACAAAGCGACAAAAGAAAAAGCTGGAGAAGGTTTGA
- a CDS encoding TniQ family protein: MLPILAPYADETTVSWCGRVARFHTGLTCADFLELMRISQLDVMDLSDYAVERLSKLTGVSETQILRCGTQKAGERLLTYNGEIFGSTFITRGFTTYCPACLLDDATEEAHGDRVGRFSWMLDPVRMCPRHGIYLTRRKNLGYFERFQNMDKVAPSDQELSDQVAVAEAASVSPLQMYVGGRLLGAVGPGGMDAQRIDQAARACEMLGVYRVHGAHTDIDDLTIQQWDEAGSVGMEAVSQGAEGIYQLLEEIVQKATVEKRWGGPQSALGGVYKWLQFNTSKQDPGPIKDVVRDFIIDHMPVEPGTVLFGATVLQRKRHTVTTLSKVSGVHRKTLNRALVLTGLLAGGNPAEFESRRTFNADDGEALAHRITNSTPIKKIPDYLNCNRTQAQMMVKNGILNKLGNDPSIIGGLLSNVANDDLDDFLARFRRAGQPVASAGDGMADVIAASEIARVPVADIVALVLAGRLPRVETGAEELRFKSVFVDPENVRMVSEAEVAGHGLSPKNVSDLIGLKLLAIDLLRVNRDTDGELFLNASTITNARGTVRYCYAKEEVERFCEKYVKLQDLAAEHGIVTRTMGLKLSKAGIEPIMEFKSLQAKVFRRKDL, from the coding sequence ATGCTTCCCATCTTGGCTCCATATGCCGATGAAACGACCGTTTCCTGGTGTGGCCGTGTCGCCCGTTTTCACACTGGCCTGACCTGCGCAGATTTTCTGGAATTGATGCGGATCAGTCAGCTCGATGTGATGGACCTTAGCGATTATGCCGTGGAACGCCTGTCAAAGTTGACAGGCGTTTCAGAAACGCAAATCTTGAGATGTGGTACCCAGAAAGCTGGCGAACGGCTATTGACCTACAACGGTGAAATCTTCGGTTCCACGTTCATTACCCGCGGCTTCACAACTTATTGCCCAGCGTGCTTACTTGATGATGCTACAGAGGAGGCACATGGCGACAGGGTAGGGCGCTTTTCGTGGATGTTGGATCCTGTCCGCATGTGTCCACGCCATGGTATTTACCTCACCCGGCGGAAGAACCTTGGGTACTTTGAGAGATTCCAGAACATGGATAAGGTCGCGCCATCAGATCAGGAACTTTCTGATCAAGTTGCCGTCGCGGAGGCCGCAAGCGTTTCGCCACTTCAGATGTATGTTGGGGGCAGGTTGTTGGGCGCAGTAGGGCCCGGCGGGATGGATGCACAGCGTATCGATCAAGCGGCGCGTGCTTGTGAAATGCTGGGCGTCTACCGCGTCCATGGGGCCCATACCGACATCGACGATCTGACAATTCAGCAATGGGACGAAGCGGGCTCAGTTGGCATGGAAGCTGTATCTCAGGGGGCCGAAGGCATTTACCAGTTGCTGGAAGAGATTGTGCAAAAAGCGACGGTCGAAAAACGCTGGGGTGGCCCACAGTCAGCATTGGGTGGGGTTTATAAATGGCTCCAGTTCAACACGTCAAAGCAAGATCCGGGTCCGATCAAGGATGTCGTGCGGGATTTTATTATCGATCATATGCCCGTCGAACCAGGTACGGTCCTGTTCGGAGCCACTGTGCTACAACGGAAACGGCATACGGTGACTACGTTATCCAAGGTGAGCGGGGTTCACCGGAAGACACTCAATAGAGCTTTGGTTCTTACGGGGCTGCTTGCGGGAGGGAACCCTGCTGAGTTCGAAAGCAGAAGAACTTTTAATGCAGATGACGGCGAAGCACTGGCACATCGGATTACAAATTCTACTCCCATTAAAAAGATACCAGATTATCTGAACTGTAACCGTACGCAGGCACAGATGATGGTCAAAAATGGTATCTTGAACAAGCTCGGGAACGACCCGTCGATAATAGGCGGCTTATTGTCGAATGTCGCGAATGATGATCTTGACGATTTTCTTGCTCGGTTCAGGCGCGCGGGGCAACCTGTGGCCTCAGCAGGCGATGGTATGGCTGACGTTATTGCTGCGTCTGAAATAGCCCGTGTGCCTGTCGCGGATATCGTTGCTCTTGTGCTCGCAGGACGACTGCCTCGGGTCGAGACCGGAGCGGAAGAACTGCGGTTTAAGTCAGTCTTTGTTGATCCTGAAAATGTGCGGATGGTGTCTGAAGCAGAAGTGGCTGGACATGGGCTGTCGCCAAAAAACGTGTCTGATCTAATTGGCCTGAAGCTTCTGGCAATTGATCTCCTTCGTGTAAACCGTGACACGGACGGGGAGCTGTTCCTCAATGCTTCCACCATTACCAACGCGCGTGGCACGGTCCGGTATTGTTACGCCAAAGAAGAGGTGGAACGGTTTTGCGAGAAATACGTCAAGCTTCAGGATCTCGCTGCCGAGCATGGCATTGTTACGAGAACAATGGGCCTAAAATTGAGCAAGGCGGGTATTGAACCGATCATGGAGTTTAAGTCGCTCCAAGCAAAAGTATTCCGACGAAAAGACCTTTAA
- a CDS encoding BadF/BadG/BcrA/BcrD ATPase family protein — translation MGIVENGCVIGVDGGGTGCRAGLATLDGSVLATAKAGPANFSTDPDQARANVMAAITCAAESVGLLPAQLRCCAIHLGLAGIMQEADAARFRAVLPFTRAVVTDDRPTSFAGALGQGDGVLAAVGTGTLVAARFAQTHRYFCGWGFDLSDQASGAWLGRGALMRCLLAHDGLAAQSPLTRAIMAQFGDVPTTLVDFASAALPADYATFAPQIVEAAKVGDETASDLMRQGAAYLNSCFAAASAGQSGPFCLSGGIGPHYAPYLETRFRDRLVAPLGTALDGALFLARQAHQNMETLRLAKE, via the coding sequence ATGGGTATTGTGGAAAACGGTTGCGTCATCGGGGTTGATGGCGGTGGCACGGGCTGCCGGGCCGGGCTTGCGACGCTTGACGGTTCCGTGCTTGCAACGGCAAAGGCCGGTCCCGCAAATTTTTCCACCGATCCGGATCAGGCAAGGGCCAATGTGATGGCGGCCATTACCTGTGCGGCAGAAAGCGTGGGGCTGCTGCCCGCGCAGCTGCGGTGCTGTGCCATTCACCTCGGGCTGGCCGGCATTATGCAAGAGGCTGACGCGGCACGGTTTCGGGCGGTTTTGCCTTTCACGCGGGCCGTTGTGACGGATGACCGGCCAACCTCCTTTGCGGGGGCCTTGGGGCAGGGTGACGGCGTTTTGGCGGCGGTTGGGACCGGCACTTTGGTCGCCGCACGCTTTGCACAGACCCATCGGTATTTTTGCGGTTGGGGCTTTGATCTGTCGGATCAGGCCTCGGGTGCATGGTTGGGACGGGGCGCTTTGATGCGCTGCCTGCTGGCGCATGACGGGTTGGCGGCGCAAAGCCCCCTGACGCGCGCAATCATGGCGCAATTCGGGGACGTGCCGACCACGCTTGTTGATTTTGCGAGTGCGGCCCTGCCAGCTGATTACGCGACATTCGCCCCCCAAATCGTGGAGGCGGCCAAAGTCGGGGATGAAACCGCCAGCGATTTGATGCGGCAAGGTGCGGCCTATTTGAACAGCTGTTTCGCGGCGGCCTCGGCGGGGCAATCAGGCCCGTTTTGCTTGTCAGGCGGAATTGGCCCGCACTATGCGCCCTATCTCGAAACCCGGTTTCGTGACCGTTTGGTCGCCCCGCTTGGCACCGCCCTTGACGGTGCGTTGTTTTTGGCGCGTCAGGCCCATCAGAACATGGAAACGCTTCGGTTGGCAAAGGAGTGA
- a CDS encoding SIS domain-containing protein, with product MPHQTHMRREILEIPDAVESLLIQGKSGMAAGARALAACDPKFIISVARGSSDHAATYFKYICEMEAGIPVASVGPSVASIYGRKLTLQGGACLAVSQSGKSPDIVRMAEMATAGGALSFALTNHPDSALAKASTHTLQLHAGAEQSVAATKTFVTSIVSLAWLLAEWRKDRALLAALHGLPEVLSQAVTMDWSALGNQIAARPSLYCLGRGPAYAISSEAALKFKETCQLHAESFSSAEVLHGPVSIVDRGFPVLAFVSADAAEQSVVGVADAMAAKGAAVFVTSDKASQATALPCARTAHPLTDPISLILSFYAMVEQLARARGINPDAPRHLQKVTETL from the coding sequence ATGCCCCATCAAACCCATATGCGTCGGGAAATCCTTGAAATTCCCGATGCGGTTGAAAGCCTTTTGATACAGGGAAAATCCGGTATGGCGGCGGGCGCGCGCGCCTTGGCGGCCTGCGATCCAAAGTTTATCATTTCTGTCGCGCGGGGGTCGTCGGACCATGCCGCTACCTATTTCAAGTATATCTGTGAGATGGAGGCGGGTATTCCCGTGGCCTCGGTCGGGCCATCTGTGGCCTCCATCTACGGGCGCAAGCTGACCCTGCAAGGGGGGGCCTGTCTGGCGGTATCGCAATCGGGCAAAAGCCCTGATATTGTGCGCATGGCCGAAATGGCAACTGCGGGCGGGGCATTGTCCTTTGCCCTGACCAACCATCCTGACAGCGCGCTTGCCAAGGCCAGCACCCATACGCTGCAACTTCATGCGGGCGCCGAGCAAAGCGTGGCGGCGACCAAGACATTCGTCACCTCTATCGTCTCACTTGCTTGGCTGCTGGCGGAATGGCGCAAGGATCGGGCCTTGTTGGCGGCCCTCCATGGCTTGCCAGAGGTGCTGTCCCAAGCGGTGACGATGGATTGGAGCGCGCTTGGCAACCAGATCGCCGCGCGGCCGTCGCTTTATTGTTTGGGGCGCGGCCCTGCCTATGCGATTTCCAGCGAGGCGGCCCTGAAGTTCAAGGAAACCTGCCAGCTTCACGCGGAATCCTTTTCCTCGGCCGAGGTGCTGCACGGTCCGGTCTCGATTGTGGATCGCGGCTTTCCGGTGCTGGCCTTTGTCTCGGCCGACGCGGCAGAGCAATCTGTGGTCGGCGTGGCCGATGCGATGGCGGCAAAAGGCGCTGCGGTCTTTGTGACCTCGGATAAAGCCAGTCAAGCCACCGCCCTGCCTTGTGCCCGTACGGCCCATCCGCTGACCGATCCGATTTCACTGATCCTGTCATTTTATGCGATGGTGGAGCAACTCGCCCGTGCGCGCGGGATCAATCCCGACGCCCCGCGCCACCTTCAAAAAGTAACGGAAACACTATGA
- the nagA gene encoding N-acetylglucosamine-6-phosphate deacetylase yields MTQRAYIGADIFDGSGLQPGMAILLEGEVFRAILPEGDIPAGFQRITLAGGTLMPGFVDLQVNGGGGVMFNSQTSAEGLAVIAQAHATTGTRALLPTLITDTVERTRAAVDAVEAAIRKGVSGIIGIHLEGPHLSLARKGAHDPALIRKMEQADEDFLCDAAQRLPNVMITVAPESVSTAQIARLSGAGVIVSIGHTDCSFDEAEAAFAAGARCVTHLFNAMSQLGNREPGLVGAALQAGAVSAGMIADGIHVHPAAMRLALAAKQGPAAIFLVTDAMATAGSDITEFTLNGRRVLRENGDLRLEDGTLAGADLDFSRALSVMIDEVGIDPARAYAMVTSGPAKLLTTDFGLGGFTSGQRWNGIWLDDKHRYTPIGSGINPA; encoded by the coding sequence ATGACACAGCGCGCCTATATCGGGGCGGATATTTTTGACGGCAGCGGTCTGCAACCGGGCATGGCGATCTTACTGGAGGGCGAGGTTTTCCGCGCTATCCTGCCTGAGGGGGATATTCCGGCGGGGTTTCAACGCATCACGCTTGCGGGTGGCACATTGATGCCGGGCTTTGTTGATCTTCAGGTCAATGGCGGCGGCGGGGTGATGTTCAACAGCCAAACTTCGGCCGAAGGTCTGGCTGTAATCGCACAGGCACATGCCACAACAGGCACGCGGGCGCTGCTGCCGACCCTGATCACCGATACGGTCGAGCGCACCCGCGCCGCCGTCGACGCGGTTGAAGCGGCGATCCGGAAAGGAGTTTCGGGGATCATCGGCATCCACCTTGAGGGACCGCATCTGTCGCTGGCGCGCAAAGGGGCGCATGACCCTGCGCTGATCCGAAAGATGGAGCAGGCAGACGAGGATTTCCTGTGCGATGCGGCGCAACGCTTGCCCAATGTGATGATCACGGTCGCGCCCGAATCCGTCAGCACCGCACAGATCGCACGGCTGAGCGGGGCGGGCGTTATCGTCTCAATCGGTCATACCGATTGCAGCTTTGACGAGGCTGAGGCTGCCTTTGCGGCGGGCGCGCGCTGTGTCACCCATCTTTTCAATGCCATGAGCCAGCTTGGCAACCGAGAGCCGGGGTTGGTCGGGGCGGCCCTGCAAGCCGGGGCGGTTTCAGCGGGGATGATTGCTGATGGTATTCATGTGCATCCCGCCGCGATGCGTTTGGCGCTGGCTGCCAAACAGGGGCCTGCGGCGATTTTTCTGGTGACGGACGCGATGGCCACCGCCGGATCGGATATCACGGAGTTCACCCTTAACGGGCGGCGGGTGTTGCGAGAGAACGGCGATTTGCGGCTTGAGGATGGTACTTTGGCGGGCGCGGATCTTGATTTCTCACGCGCGCTGTCGGTGATGATCGACGAGGTCGGAATTGATCCGGCACGGGCGTATGCGATGGTGACCTCTGGCCCTGCCAAGCTGTTGACGACAGATTTCGGGCTTGGCGGCTTTACCTCCGGCCAGCGGTGGAACGGCATCTGGTTGGATGACAAACACCGCTACACCCCGATTGGCTCAGGCATCAACCCTGCGTAG
- the cobF gene encoding precorrin-6A synthase (deacetylating), producing MQTLFLIGIGTGNPDHLTVEARKTLAEADLILIPRKGADRADLADLRRQIVASVLGADAPVVEFDLPRRDPALPYLKAVEDWHDRIAAVWAASIPPSAKRVALLVWGDPSLYDSTLRIAARLSPAPKVRVVPGITALQVLTAAHGIPLNTLGGDFTVTTGRRLRDHGWPQGATTLVVMLDQGAAFEVLEGSAYHIWWGAYLGMANQLLHAGRLDEVGAEIRSMRQAARAAHGWIMDIYLLRRVDA from the coding sequence ATGCAGACATTATTTCTTATTGGTATCGGCACCGGCAACCCTGACCATCTGACGGTCGAGGCCCGAAAAACCTTGGCCGAGGCCGATCTTATCCTGATCCCGCGCAAGGGGGCGGATCGCGCCGATCTTGCCGACCTGCGACGTCAGATTGTGGCCTCGGTCTTGGGGGCGGATGCGCCTGTGGTCGAATTTGACCTGCCCCGCCGCGACCCCGCCTTGCCCTATTTAAAGGCGGTCGAGGACTGGCACGACCGGATTGCCGCCGTTTGGGCCGCCTCCATCCCGCCTTCGGCCAAGCGGGTCGCCCTGCTGGTCTGGGGGGACCCTTCGCTTTATGACAGCACGCTGCGGATTGCCGCGCGGCTGTCGCCTGCGCCGAAAGTTCGGGTTGTTCCAGGGATCACCGCGCTGCAAGTGCTGACGGCGGCGCATGGCATTCCCCTCAACACATTGGGCGGGGATTTCACCGTGACCACCGGCCGCCGCCTGCGCGATCATGGCTGGCCCCAAGGCGCTACCACGCTGGTGGTCATGCTGGATCAGGGTGCTGCGTTCGAGGTGCTGGAGGGCAGTGCCTATCATATCTGGTGGGGGGCCTATCTGGGCATGGCGAACCAGCTGCTCCATGCCGGTAGGCTGGATGAGGTTGGCGCCGAGATACGCTCCATGCGGCAGGCCGCACGGGCGGCGCATGGCTGGATCATGGATATCTATTTGCTACGCAGGGTTGATGCCTGA
- a CDS encoding energy-coupling factor ABC transporter permease, whose protein sequence is MHIEPGVVDGAKMVFAYATATAAAGYTAKLIVDDLKTHNIVSLALRSVIAMVGTFIFFEVLPHFAVGVSEVHLILGTTLFLLLGAPASAIGLAAGLLVQSLFFAPTDLPMYFVNVTTLLFPLFAIDLLARRVVPAHVAYVDLSYSHVLKMSAAYQGGVVLWVGFWAIYGQGVGADNLAAIGSFGAAYMLVVLIEPLADLAVLAGAKSLHGLKGSPLLTNRLYHQHS, encoded by the coding sequence ATGCATATCGAACCCGGCGTCGTAGATGGCGCCAAGATGGTCTTTGCCTATGCCACCGCAACCGCGGCTGCGGGCTATACCGCCAAGCTGATCGTCGATGATCTAAAAACCCATAACATTGTATCACTGGCCCTGCGGTCGGTGATCGCAATGGTCGGAACCTTTATCTTCTTTGAGGTGCTGCCCCATTTTGCCGTTGGCGTGTCAGAGGTCCACTTGATCCTAGGGACGACGCTGTTCTTGCTGCTGGGGGCGCCTGCCTCGGCCATCGGGCTGGCGGCCGGGCTTTTGGTGCAATCGCTCTTTTTTGCGCCGACCGATCTGCCGATGTATTTCGTCAATGTCACAACGCTGCTGTTCCCGCTGTTTGCGATTGATCTTCTGGCGCGGCGCGTTGTTCCGGCGCATGTGGCTTATGTCGACCTTAGCTATAGCCATGTTTTGAAAATGTCGGCGGCCTATCAGGGCGGTGTGGTGCTTTGGGTGGGTTTTTGGGCGATCTACGGTCAGGGCGTGGGGGCCGATAATCTGGCGGCCATCGGGTCCTTTGGTGCAGCCTATATGCTGGTGGTCCTGATAGAGCCGCTGGCCGATCTGGCGGTTCTGGCGGGGGCGAAATCCTTGCACGGACTGAAAGGATCACCGCTGTTGACCAACCGCCTGTATCATCAGCACAGCTAA
- the cobA gene encoding uroporphyrinogen-III C-methyltransferase: MTGFVSIIGSGPGDPELLTLKAADRLKRADVVLFDDLASGPILALVRQGADMVAVGKRAGRPSPKQDHVSRLLVDYAKTGQRVVRLKSGDSGLFGRLEEELVALKAAGIEYEIIPGVPSAIAAAAAAGLPLTRRLTARRVQFVTGADTSGGLPPDLNMAALADPGATTVVFMGKRSFPALAAALTAHGLPADTPALLAEGVSTPDQKLQLSTVEELARQLGENTGTAPALILFGPLATDCAKLD, encoded by the coding sequence ATGACCGGATTTGTCAGCATCATCGGCTCCGGCCCCGGCGACCCCGAGTTGCTTACCCTAAAAGCCGCCGACAGGTTGAAACGCGCCGATGTGGTGCTCTTTGATGATCTGGCCTCGGGTCCGATCCTTGCACTTGTGCGGCAGGGCGCGGATATGGTGGCGGTGGGCAAACGCGCGGGACGCCCCTCGCCCAAGCAAGATCACGTCAGCCGCTTGCTGGTGGATTATGCGAAAACCGGTCAGCGTGTGGTGCGGCTCAAATCCGGCGATAGCGGTTTGTTCGGCCGTCTGGAGGAAGAGCTTGTCGCCCTGAAAGCCGCAGGCATCGAATATGAGATCATCCCCGGCGTCCCCTCGGCCATCGCGGCGGCGGCGGCGGCGGGGCTGCCGCTGACGCGTCGCCTGACCGCGCGGCGGGTGCAATTTGTAACCGGCGCCGATACCAGCGGCGGCTTGCCCCCCGATCTGAATATGGCGGCCCTGGCCGATCCGGGGGCCACGACGGTGGTCTTTATGGGCAAGCGCAGCTTTCCCGCTTTGGCGGCGGCCTTGACCGCCCATGGCTTGCCCGCCGATACGCCCGCGCTTTTGGCCGAAGGGGTCAGCACCCCCGACCAGAAGCTTCAGCTTTCGACGGTTGAAGAGCTGGCACGGCAACTTGGTGAAAACACCGGCACCGCCCCCGCGCTCATTCTTTTTGGACCGCTTGCCACCGATTGCGCAAAGCTGGATTGA